GCTGCAAAAATGGATGAAGCTGGTGAAAAAATGAAAGAAGCAGTTTCAAAATAATGGAATTAAAGGCTGTCAATTGACAGCCTTTTTTATTTTAATATGGGTATCAACCTATTTTAAATCCAATGACCTCGCTTGAATAGCCGTATCTGTAAAGTCTGAAAACACCCCATCCAAACCTAGCCTATAAAAAGCTTGATATTCTAAATGGGGGTTGTTATTGTAATCACTTAACAAACGATGGCTTTCATTTCTAAAAGTATAGGCATGCACTTGCAATCCTCTTTTATGTGCTTCATTAATTAAGCTTGTAGGCGGTAATGCCATTTTATCGGCTTCATTAATTTTACCATCGGCATTTTTATCATCTGCAATACCATCCTTATTTACGTCAGTTGCAGTATAAGGAATAATAAAAGGTTTCCAAGGACCAATTCCAGTGGCGTAGGTTTTTACAAAATCCAATCCTTTGGGCGTGATGAAAAATCCAAAATCTCTAGTATCCCCTTTTAAATACCAATCATAAGGCATTCCATCAGAAATCAATTCTCCTTTAGGTACTGAAAAAATTAAGTCCCCGTTTAGAGCAACATCTGTGCAACTTAACAACTGAATGGTTTTTACAGTTGATTTGGATCTAATGTATTGTAAGTTAGAAACTTCAAAAGATTGAACAAATACTGGAGCCTCACTATTATTCCAGCCAGCTACTTCTAATGCCGTTAATAATTTATCGGTAATAGGTAAGTTTAGCGCTTCATGAAATGAAGGGTGTTTTGTTTCTGGATAAATCCCAATGGTCCT
The Flavobacterium sp. WC2421 genome window above contains:
- a CDS encoding glycerophosphodiester phosphodiesterase; the protein is MPIQKQFTLSGEKTIVIGHRGTPGYLPEHTIEGYTNAIKMGADFIEPDLVVTKDGFLVVRHEPMLSGTTNVSEMPEFASKKTTKNIDGKQITDWFVSDFTLAEIKKLRAKQAFAERPQEFNNLYLIPTFEEVIALAKQKSKELGRTIGIYPETKHPSFHEALNLPITDKLLTALEVAGWNNSEAPVFVQSFEVSNLQYIRSKSTVKTIQLLSCTDVALNGDLIFSVPKGELISDGMPYDWYLKGDTRDFGFFITPKGLDFVKTYATGIGPWKPFIIPYTATDVNKDGIADDKNADGKINEADKMALPPTSLINEAHKRGLQVHAYTFRNESHRLLSDYNNNPHLEYQAFYRLGLDGVFSDFTDTAIQARSLDLK